A stretch of DNA from Nitrospira sp. KM1:
CATGAGCGCCGCGACCGCGAATGCCGAAAGGAACAGCACCAGCTTCATCGCCGCGTATTCTTTGCTATTGGAGCCAAAGTTAAAAATAAAACCGACGGAGTCGCGGAGTTGGAGACCGTCCGGGTCCGTCATCTCGAGGTACTTTTTCGTGTGGCTACCCCACATGCCGAGGAGGAGATACATCGGAATAACGGACATTTCATAGAAAAAATAGAGGAAAAACAGATCCAGCGACATGAACACGCCGATGGTGGCGGCCGCAAGAATCAGGAGCCAGATGTAAAACTCTTTGGTTCTATCCTTGATGTGCCACGAAACGAAGATGCCGGCGAACAGCAGAATGGCCGAAGCAAGGACCAGCGGGGTGCCGATGCCGTCGACTCCAAGATGGAGCGAGATTCCAAGCTGTCTCGACCATTCATATTTCTGGACAAACTGAAATCCGCCCTTGACCGGATCGTAGGTGTAAAAGAGATACAATGAGGCCAAGAGGGAAATGAAGGCGGATCCCGCCGCAATGCCGCGTACCAGCATCGCCTGCCGGTTAGACACGAAGATCAGCGCCAAGGCGCCGGCGAAGGGAGCGAACAGGATATAGAGCAGCGTGTATTCACTCATACGTATCAATCAAGTCGCTTTGAGGCGACGGCGTTCTCCGATACCATCGCACCATGGTGCACGCGGTCGACCAGTGCCTGCACCGACCCGTTCATCATGCGAAGGAATGGGGATGGATACAGGCCGATCCATAGAATCATGGCTGAGAGCGAGACGGCGATGATGACTTCGCGAAGGTGCAAATCTTCGATAGAGGCCTTGACTGTTCTCCCCACCGGTCCGAGAACGGCCCGCTCGTAATACCAGAGAAAATATGCCGCTCCGGTAATGACGCCGGTCACCGCAATGAGACCGTAGAGCCAATAAGCTTTGAACGTCCCCAACAGGATCAAGAATTCTCCGACGAAGCCGTTCGTGCCCGGTAATCCGATCGAAGCCAACCCGATCAGCAAGAAGAATGTGGCCAAGAGCGGCGTGTGCTTGGCGATGCCCCCGAACGCACTGAGATGCGTGGTCTGTTGTCTGGTGTAAAGAAACCCGGCGATGAAAAACAGCCCGGCGGTGCTGAAACCAAGATTAATCATGGTCAAGAGGCTTCCCTGAAGACCCTGAAAGTTCAGGGCAAACAGACCAACGACGATGAACCCCAAATGGCTGATGCTGCTGAAGGCGAGCAGACGCCTGAAATCCGGTTGGATCAATGCCATGAGGGCACCGTAGACGATGGCGGCCAGTCCGAGCGCCATGAGCACCGTCACGACCATTTCGTTTTTGGATGCATCGGGAAGTAAGGGGATGCTGAAGCGCATGAAGCCGAATGTCCCGAGCTTCAGACCAGCCAGCGCAACGGCCATACCGATCGGACCTTCCATAAGGGCGTTGGCGAGCCAGGTATGGAAAGGGAAGACCGGAGCCTTGAAGGCGAAACCCATGAACATGAACCAGAAGATCAACAGTTGCTGGTTCAAAGGGATGGGAACGGCCAAGAGCTCCAACAGATCAAACGAGTAAAGGGTGTCGCTATGATGGAGCGTGGCCCAGTTGTGGTAATTGATGTCCAACAAGGCTATGCCCACCAGCATGAACACGCTTCCCAGCAGTGTGTACAGCACATATTTGAGCGCCGCGTAATGCCGCTCAGCCCCTCCGCCCCAGAGCTTGATCAGGAAATAACTGGGAATGAGCATCAACTCCCAGAAGACAAAAAAGAGAATAAGATCCAGCGAGACAAAGACACCCATGGTGGTCGTTTCCAGCGCCAGAAGCGACATCATGTACAGCTTCATCTGGTGCCGGACCGTGTCCCACGAATAGATGACGATGAGGACGGTCAGAAAAGCCGTCAGCCCGACGAAGAGCACGCTGATGCCGTCTACTGCCAGGTGATAACTGATCCCCAATGCAGGTATCCAGCGCACGCGCTCGACAAATTGCATCGCCGCGGAATCAGGGATGAATCGGACCAGTACGAAAATCGACAGCGCCAGCTCAACCAATGCGATCGTCAGAGCAGAGGTGCGGACCAGGTCTTCGTCATCGAACAGCCAGAGCACCGCAGCTCCGATGAGGGGGAAAAAGAGAATGCAGGACAGGATCGGAAAGGTCGAGGAGAGTTCTACAAGCATGATGAGCTTCAGCCTTGTACAATCAACTGGATCACGACTGCGAGCAGAAACAGCCCTGCGACGATGATGGCGGCATAATGATGGACCATGCCGCTTTGCAACTGCCGCCATTGTTTGGCGACAAGATGGTTCCCGTAACCGATCACGTTAAGGCCGCCATAGATCACATACTTTTCGATCCATGTCGACCCGGCGGCTCCCAGCTCAGCCATGTGCCCCACGGCGCGGACGATGCCGTCGATGACGACTCGATCCAACCAATCAAGAGCCAGACCCAATTTCTTGGTAGGTTCGACGAAGAGGAAATCGTAGAGCTCATCCACATAGTATTTGTGAAGGAGTGTGGTGTAGACCCCTCGCATCGAGGCCGCCCACCGTTCAGGGGCGCCTGGATTGATGCTGTACAGATAGTGGGCGAGCCCTAATCCAAGGAAGGCAATTCCCGTTGCGATCATCATCAGCGTCAAGACCAGACCGGTACTCGCTTGGTGCTCGCCAGCCATTCCGGCCACCGGCGCAAGAAAATGATGGAGCCATCCGTGTTCGGGAGGGAATCCCAGAAACCCGCCAGCGAGTGACAAAACTCCCAAACCCATCAACGGGCCGATCATGACCGTAGGAGATTCATGGACGTGCGCCTCGGTATGGTGGTCCATTCGGGATTGTCCGTAGAACGTCAGATACGTCAGTCGAAACATGTAGAACGCTGTCAGCAGAGCACCCACGGCGGCCATGCCGTACAACACATAGTGATGATGCGTGAAGGCATGGGCCATGATCTCGTCTTTGCTCCAAAAGCCAGCGAACGGTGGTATGCCGGCAATGGCGATCGTGCCGATGAGAAACAGCCGGTATGTCCATGGTATTTTCTGGCTCAGCCCGCCCATTTTCCGGATATCCTGTTCCCCTGAAAGTGCATGGATGACCGAACCCGCCGACAGAAAGAGGAGCGCTTTGAAGAACGCATGCGTCATCAGGTGGAAGACGGCCGCCGTGTAGGCCCCGATCCCGCAGCCGAGAAACATGTACCCCAGCTGACTGACGGTCGAATAGGCGAGGACCCTCTTGATATCGTTTTGCACCAGGCCGATCGTCGCGGCGAAAAGTGCCGTACTGCCACCGATAACTCCGACAACGGTCATCGCCGTCGGGGACAAGTCAAAGATGGCATGATTCCGGACGATCATGTAGACACCCGCTGTCACCATTGTCGCAGCATGAATGAGGGCGCTGACCGGGGTTGGTCCCTCCATGGCGTCAGGCAGCCACGTATAGAGCGGAATTTGGGCCGACTTGCCGACGGCGCCGATCAGGAGGCACAACGCGATGGCGGTTGCCATTTCCGGCGGTAGTTGTCCCACCTGAGGGAATACCTTCGTGTAGTCCAGAGTCTTGAAATTGATGAATACAAGGAAGATGGCCAGAAGAAATCCTGCGTCGCCGATGCGGTTGACGACGAATGCCTTTGAGGCGGCCTTGGCCGCCGATACTTTGTCGTAGTAGTAGCCGATTAAAAGATAAGAGCAGAGGCCCACGCCCTCCCACCCGATGAACAGCACGACATAGTTATTCCCCATGACCAACAACAGCATGGAGACCATGAACAGATTCATATAGGTGAAGAAGCGTGTGAAGCCTTCTTCTCCGTGCATATACCCCACCGAATACACATGAATAAGAAGGCCGACCCCGGTGATCACGAGCAGCATCACGCAGGTGAGAGGGTCGACCAGAAATGCGAGATTGATGGTCAGGTCGCCTCCGAAGATCCACTGGTAGGCGACGACTTCATGGGAGATTCCAGTCTTCAGCACGTCCACGAAGACCCCGAGCGTGCAGAGGAACGAGAGCCCCACCGAACCCCATGCCAGGCGATGCGCCAAGTCATGGGAATAACGGCTTCCCAGCAGACCGTTCAGAATGACGGCCAGTAAAGGGAATACAGGAATCAATTTGATCAACAGGTCTGTCATGTCACCACTTGAGCAGATTCATTTCATCGACGTTCGTCGAAATCTTGCCGCGGAAGACGACGATAATGATGGCCAGTCCCACAGCGGCTTCACCGGCGGCAATTGCAATGATGAAAAGGGCGACCAATTGACCGGCCATGGATTCCAGATAATAGGAAAAGGCGACGAGGTTGATGTTGGCCGCGTTCAACATGATTTCCACTGACATGAGTACGATGATGAAGTTGCGCCGGATCAGCACCCCGAGGAGGCCGGTCATGAACAGCACGGCGCTCACCGCGACGTATGCAGAAAGAGGAACCATGATGTCAGTTCTTATTCGTCTCGATGGGTTTGGGGGTCTTGGCCAGCACGATGGCTCCGATGATCGCGCCCAGGAGAAAGATTCCGACGATCTCGAATTGCAGGAGATAGTCGCTGAACATCTTCATGCCCACGGCATACGTCGCTCCGTCCTGGAGGACCGTGGTGGTCGGAGCGTCACCCTTGGCGCCTCCGAATGGGGAACGGAACAACAGGGCCACCACGTAGAGTGAGCCCAGTACCGCGGGAATCAAAAAGTACTGAAACGAGGAATGAAAGTATCGTTCTTCGGTTTTCAGATTGAGCAACATGAGCACGAAGAGATACAAGACCAGAATGGCCCCTGCGTAGACGACGACCTGCACGGCCCAGAGAAATTCTGCGTTGAGCAGAACGAAAAGACCCGAGACATGAAGGAGGAGCGCCAGGAGAGCCAATCCGCAGTGGACGGGATTTTTTAGCGCGACGGTCAGTACTGCCGCGGCAATGCTCATGAACGCGAAATAGGCAAAGAACAGCGAGATCATCTGTCAGGCTCAGGTCAAATGCTTTGGTGTCGACTGCGTCGGTTTCACCACCGATTGCGGGAAATAGTAGCGGTACTCCCGGCTTTCCTCGACGTTCTTTTCTTGATTGTGGGCATAGAGATATTTTTTCGCGTCGTCGAGATGACGCTCCCCGATATCGTAGAGCCGCTTTTTGTCGAATAGGAGGGTCCGCTTGTCGTGCGTTGAAAATTCGTACATCTTGGTCATGGCCAATGCGTTGACGGGGCAGGCTTCGACACAGTATCCGCAGAACACGCACTTCGTGATGTCGATATAGAACTCACTCGCGTACCGTTGGAGCGGCCGATCGGCGTCCTCTGAGCTGATGACCTTTATGCAACGCGAGGGGCATGCGGCCTCGCAGAGGTCGCAACCGACACACCGTTCACGGCCGTCGTCATATCGCAACAGTCCCAAGGCTCCGCGGTGTGCGTCCGGAATGACCCGTTGTTCGCGTGGATATTGAAAGGTGATCGGTTTGTGAAACATGTGCTTGAACGTGACCTTCATGGCGTCCCAAATCTCATAGAAGAGGGCTGCTTGAAGGATTTTCTTGGTCATGGATCCGACGTTCATCGCTTCTCGCTCACGCTTTCTCAATGGTTACGGCGGTGCGTTTGAATGACGGTACTCCCGTTGTCGCATCAACCTGAACGGACATCAAATCTTTCACCGGCGGTTCATTGAAATGCTCCGGGAAAAAACAGGTGCCGGCCGCGACGGTGTGGTCTTGCTGGACGTTGATCTGCAACGAACCTCGGTCGGAGGTCAATCGCACGGCGTCGCCGTCCCGTAGATTCAGACGTTCCATATCGGAGCCGTTCATTCGGATCCGGCCCGTGTTGGGATCGATCTTGATGAGTCCGGGCGCGAGGGTGGACAACTTGCCGGAATGATACAGCACCTGGCCCATGAGCAGCGTGAACGGCCGTGCGCTGGGGGGTGACGGTGTTACATAGCGTCCTGCAGCGCCTGCGGCATATCCGTTCGCGAGGTATCGATCGGCAGTCGGGATGATCTTCCTCGGCTGTCCGAGATTATAGTACCCAGGAAGCAGTTTCATGATCTCGGCTTGAATGTCGTTGGCGGACTCGTATTCCCATTGGCAGCCCAATCCGTTGGCGATGGCCGTCATGATGTGCCAGTCAGGGAAACTTTCTCCGATGGAATCCATGGCCTGCCTGACCCGCAGGACGCGTCCTTCCAAATTTGTGAAGGTTCCATCCTTTTCAGCATAGGTAGACGCCGGCAACACGATATGGGCGAGCCGGGCGGTTGCCGTGAGAAAGGGATCCTGGACGACCAGAAGATCCAAGCGCTCCAAGGCCGCTTGAACCTCGAGGGAAGCGGGAAGGGTCTCCAGAGGGTTTTCGCCGATCAGATACAACGCGCGGATCTCTCCTCTCCGGCAGCGCTCAAGGATTTCCATCAGCCGGACGCCGCTTCCGGATTTGGGAAGGGTGACATCCCAGGCGGTAGCCAGCCGATTTCTGGTCGCCTCATCGTCGAACGACGCTAAGCCCGGAAGAAATTCTGGAGCGACCCCCATATCGACCGCACCCTGCTCATTGGCTTCTTCGGTGACGGTGCTTACTCCGCAGCCAGGGCGGCCGAGTTTTCCTGTGATCCATGCCAGATCGATCAACTTCAAGACATTGTTGTAACCGTTGATCTGTCGCACGATGCCTTCTGCGCAGAGAATGATGGAACGCGGTGACTCGGCAAAAATCGTGACCGCCTCTTTCAGGTTGTCCACCGTCAATCCGGTGCGCGAGGCGACCTGCTCAAGGGAAACGGAGGCGACAGCGGATTTCAAGGCCGCGAAGGCCCGGGGATGTTTCGTGACCGTTTCTTCATCGACGAGATCGAGTTCGATGGCGGCCTTCACGAGCCCATCAATGATCAAGCTTTCCGTTCCTGGCTTGATCAGGAACGGATGAGAGGACAATTTGCCGAGATTGGTCACGGCGGAGTCGAAAACCATCACCTGAGCCTTATAGACGCGAATCGCTTCTTTGATGCGAACTGCCGTCAAGGGATTGGTTTCAGTCAAGTTCGACCCGATAGCCAGAACAGCTTTGGCCTTGGTGAGATCCTCCCAATCATTCGCCGCACGGCCGATCCCCAGAGCATGTTTCGAGGCATGCACGAAATTCATATGACCATAGCGGGCGCTGCTGTCGAGGTTGTTGGAGCGGAACCCGGCTCGCATGAGTTTCTGGAAAAGATACAACTCTTCGTTCGTGCAACGCGCGGTGATCAGGCCGGCGATGGAGTCGGACCCATGTTTCTTTCTCGTTTCTTCGAAGCGATCAACGACGGTATGCATGGCTTCGAGCCACGGTACGGCCGTAAGGCGGTCACCCTTGCGCACCATCGGTTGCTTCAAACGGGCCGGCGAGTCGATGTATTCAAACCCAAATCGTCCTTTGACGCAGATGCCTCCGTGGCCTTTGGCGGTCTCAGCCCGGTCGCCCCATTTATTTTTCCACGACAGCGGAGAGGTGACGCGAATGACTTCTGTATCCTTGGTTTCCACATGCATCTGACAGCCGTCGCCGCAGTAGTTGCAGGTCGTCGTGGTCTTCTTCATCTGCCAGGGCTTGTACAAATACTTTGAAAATTTATTTGTAATCGCCCCGACCGGGCAGACGGCCAGGCAATCTCCGCAAAATTCGCAGGAGAGCGGCACGTCGCCCTTGGCGACGACCTGATTGAATCCGCCTTTCTTCATGAACTGGAGCGCATCGATCATGAGCACGTCTTTGCAGACGTTGATGCATTCCGCGCAGGCAATGCAGCGGTTCATGTTGAAATCCAGCACGAGACTGCGCGTGTCCTCAGGGATAAATTTCTGTTTGGCGTTGGCCAGATTGGTGACGCCGTGCTGGAACGCCATATCTTGCAATTCACAATGGCCGTCGGCGTCGCAGACTGGGCAGTCCAGCGGATGGACGGAGAGATGCTTCTCCACCGCCTTTTTTCTGGCGAGGAACAGATCGTCCCCTTCCGTCCGGATGATCATGCCGGCCGTCGCTTTAGCCGTGCAGGAGCGGACCGGGGCCTTCTTGCCTTCCTGCGTCACCAGGCACATGCCGCACGACCCGAAAGGATCGAAGGTATAGTGATAGCACATGGCCGGGAGAATCTTGCCGGTGCTTGAGATCACGTCGTAGAGCGACACCCCGTCCTTCGCGGTCACCGTCTTCCCGTCGATGCTCAGCTCGATGGTCGCGGCTTCGACGTCAGGATTCGTGGCTGGCTTCAGTCCCATAATTCACTCCGCCTGTCATGCCCGCATGGTCTCCCTACAGGGAATACATGTGCTCCGCCGAGGATGCCCGTCATCGATCGCACTCACCCATCACGATGTCGTACGTGCCGAAGAGGGTGATGGCGTCGGCGATCATATAGCCTCTCGACATATGATCGAAGGCGCCCATGTGGATGAAAGACGGGGCACGAATTTTCAGCCGGTACGGCTTGCCTCCCCCGGCACTGACGATATAAAAACCGAGCTCCCCCTTATGAGCCTCGGTCCCGCAATAGATTTCTCCCGGAGGGGCGTTGAACCCCTGCGAGAACAATTTGAACTGTTGAATCATGGACTCGAGATTTGTGAATACACGGTCTTTGGGCGGCAACGTGACGCTCGGGACATCCGCCATGATCGGCCCGTCCTGCATTTGTTCCAGACATTGTTTGACGATCTTCACGCTCTCATACAGTTCCATGACACGGATCCAATAGCGATCGTACGTGTCGCCGTTTTTTCCAAGCGGCACATTGAACTCGCACTTGGGATAGGCGGAGTATGGTTCGGCTTTGCGGAGGTCGTAATCGACTCCGGACCCTCGCAACGTCGGACCGCTCAGCCCGAAACTCACGGCATCCTCGGCGGAAATCACAGCAACACCCTTGGTCCTGGCCAGCCAGATCCTGTTTTTCTCCAAGAAGACAATGTACTCATCGATCTTCGGAGGAAAGTAGTCCAGAAACTGCTTCAACTTGTCCAACAGCGAAGATGTGAAATCCCGTTCCACACCCCCGATGCGATACCAGCTCGTTGTCAGTCTGGCCCCGCAGAGTTCGTCGAACCAGTCCAACAAGATTTCGCGATCGCGAAAACAATAGAAAAACACCGTCATCGCGCCGATATCCAGCGCCTGTGTGCCGAGCCAGAATTGGTGGCCGATGATCCGTTGGACTTCTGCTACGATCGTCCGGAGATATTCTGCCCGCTCCGGCACGGTAATGTTCATCAGTTTCTCGACGGCTCGACAGTAGGCGAAATTGTTGTACATCGCGCAGACGTAGTCCAGGCGGTCTGTATGGGGAATAAACTGATGATAGGTTCCCTCTTCGGCCAGCTTCTCTACCCCGCGGTGCAAGAATCCCATTACGGGGGTGGACTTCACGAGCCGTTCGCCTTCCAATTCGAGGATGACTTTCAGGACTCCATGCGTGCTCGGGTGCTGCGGCCCCATGTTGAGAAGAAGCTCTTCGGTCCGAAGGGTCGGCAGCGTCTCGCTCTCCGGATGAGCCGGGTCGACTTTATAGACGGTCGTTCTTTGATCTTCGAAAGCCATCGTTCAAGCACCGATCAGCGGGATGTTTCATCGAGAAATTCGAAGGTGTCCCGCCAGCCTTTACCGCGTAGAGGGAAATCCTTTCTCAACGGATAACCTTCGGTATAGTCATCCGGCATGAGGATCCGGCGAAGATCCGGATGACGACGAAATCGAATCCCCATCATGTCGTAGACTTCCCGCTCCATAAATTCCGCGCCCATCCACAGATCCGTCAGCGAATCCACGATACAGTCCGATTCCGGCACCCGGGTTTTTAAGCGGATGCGATGGCGCTTCTTGATCGAATAGAACTCGTAGACCACTTCGAACCGTTCTTCGTCATCGGGCCAATCGACGGAGCTGACGTGAACGATATAATCGAAATCCATGGCCGGATCGTCGTGAAGAAATTGCGCCACTTCATGTAATGCCTCACGGGAGACCGTCACGGCCAAGTCACCTCGCCATTCCACGGCCTTGACGAAGCCGGTTGAAAAATTTTCCTGAAGGCGATTGGTCAATTGATCTGGGGACATAGACGATGCCTAGGCTTTGAAGCTTGGCCTCACCTGCTCGGGCTGTTTCACAAACACGCGCTTCTGCATAATTCGCTCTTGAAGCTTCAAGATTCCGTCAAACAGGGCTTCGGGCGTGGGTGGACAGCCGGGGACATAGATGTCGACCGGTACGAAACGATCCACTCCTTGCACGACACTGTAGCTGTCATAAATGTTCCCGGACGTGGCGCAAGAACCCATGGCAATCACATATTTCGGTTCCGGCATCTGATCGTAAATCTTGCGGATGACCGGTGCCATCCGCCTGCAGACGGTCCCCGCAACGATCATGAGATCGGATTGCCTGGGAGAGGCTCTGAACACTCCCGCTCCATAGCGATCCATATCGTACCGCGAAGAAACCGCGGCAATCATCTCGATAGCGCAACAGGCCAACCCGAACGTCATCGGCCACAACGAACCCTTTCGAGCCCAATTGACGGCCTTTTCCACCGTAGTCGTAATCACGTCCGGCGAGCCGTCCTTTTCCTGGCGACCGAGTTGGATTAGTCCCATTCCAGGGCCCCCTTTCGCCAGGCGTAGACGTAGGCGACGAGGAACAGCGCGATGAAGATCAGCATCTCCACCAATCCGATGACACTCACTTTATTGATATCGGTGAATACCACTGCCCAAGGGTAAAGGAAAATGACTTCAATATCGAAAATGACAAACAGCATTGCAAAGATGTAGTAGCGCACCGGGAAAGGCATTCGGGCATCGGAAAACGGCTCAGATCCGCACTCATATGCCGAAAGTTTCTCCGGTTCCGGATACTTAGGTTGAACCAAATAACTGATCAATAGGGTCACGACCCCGAATCCCAGCGCAATGAAAATGAAAAGAAGTATCGGAAAATACTTTGTCAGATACTCAAGGAGTAATTCAAAA
This window harbors:
- a CDS encoding NADH-quinone oxidoreductase subunit J, whose protein sequence is MISLFFAYFAFMSIAAAVLTVALKNPVHCGLALLALLLHVSGLFVLLNAEFLWAVQVVVYAGAILVLYLFVLMLLNLKTEERYFHSSFQYFLIPAVLGSLYVVALLFRSPFGGAKGDAPTTTVLQDGATYAVGMKMFSDYLLQFEIVGIFLLGAIIGAIVLAKTPKPIETNKN
- a CDS encoding NADH-quinone oxidoreductase subunit B, translating into MGLIQLGRQEKDGSPDVITTTVEKAVNWARKGSLWPMTFGLACCAIEMIAAVSSRYDMDRYGAGVFRASPRQSDLMIVAGTVCRRMAPVIRKIYDQMPEPKYVIAMGSCATSGNIYDSYSVVQGVDRFVPVDIYVPGCPPTPEALFDGILKLQERIMQKRVFVKQPEQVRPSFKA
- a CDS encoding NuoM family protein: MLVELSSTFPILSCILFFPLIGAAVLWLFDDEDLVRTSALTIALVELALSIFVLVRFIPDSAAMQFVERVRWIPALGISYHLAVDGISVLFVGLTAFLTVLIVIYSWDTVRHQMKLYMMSLLALETTTMGVFVSLDLILFFVFWELMLIPSYFLIKLWGGGAERHYAALKYVLYTLLGSVFMLVGIALLDINYHNWATLHHSDTLYSFDLLELLAVPIPLNQQLLIFWFMFMGFAFKAPVFPFHTWLANALMEGPIGMAVALAGLKLGTFGFMRFSIPLLPDASKNEMVVTVLMALGLAAIVYGALMALIQPDFRRLLAFSSISHLGFIVVGLFALNFQGLQGSLLTMINLGFSTAGLFFIAGFLYTRQQTTHLSAFGGIAKHTPLLATFFLLIGLASIGLPGTNGFVGEFLILLGTFKAYWLYGLIAVTGVITGAAYFLWYYERAVLGPVGRTVKASIEDLHLREVIIAVSLSAMILWIGLYPSPFLRMMNGSVQALVDRVHHGAMVSENAVASKRLD
- a CDS encoding molybdopterin-dependent oxidoreductase, whose product is MGLKPATNPDVEAATIELSIDGKTVTAKDGVSLYDVISSTGKILPAMCYHYTFDPFGSCGMCLVTQEGKKAPVRSCTAKATAGMIIRTEGDDLFLARKKAVEKHLSVHPLDCPVCDADGHCELQDMAFQHGVTNLANAKQKFIPEDTRSLVLDFNMNRCIACAECINVCKDVLMIDALQFMKKGGFNQVVAKGDVPLSCEFCGDCLAVCPVGAITNKFSKYLYKPWQMKKTTTTCNYCGDGCQMHVETKDTEVIRVTSPLSWKNKWGDRAETAKGHGGICVKGRFGFEYIDSPARLKQPMVRKGDRLTAVPWLEAMHTVVDRFEETRKKHGSDSIAGLITARCTNEELYLFQKLMRAGFRSNNLDSSARYGHMNFVHASKHALGIGRAANDWEDLTKAKAVLAIGSNLTETNPLTAVRIKEAIRVYKAQVMVFDSAVTNLGKLSSHPFLIKPGTESLIIDGLVKAAIELDLVDEETVTKHPRAFAALKSAVASVSLEQVASRTGLTVDNLKEAVTIFAESPRSIILCAEGIVRQINGYNNVLKLIDLAWITGKLGRPGCGVSTVTEEANEQGAVDMGVAPEFLPGLASFDDEATRNRLATAWDVTLPKSGSGVRLMEILERCRRGEIRALYLIGENPLETLPASLEVQAALERLDLLVVQDPFLTATARLAHIVLPASTYAEKDGTFTNLEGRVLRVRQAMDSIGESFPDWHIMTAIANGLGCQWEYESANDIQAEIMKLLPGYYNLGQPRKIIPTADRYLANGYAAGAAGRYVTPSPPSARPFTLLMGQVLYHSGKLSTLAPGLIKIDPNTGRIRMNGSDMERLNLRDGDAVRLTSDRGSLQINVQQDHTVAAGTCFFPEHFNEPPVKDLMSVQVDATTGVPSFKRTAVTIEKA
- a CDS encoding NADH-quinone oxidoreductase subunit C, whose translation is MSPDQLTNRLQENFSTGFVKAVEWRGDLAVTVSREALHEVAQFLHDDPAMDFDYIVHVSSVDWPDDEERFEVVYEFYSIKKRHRIRLKTRVPESDCIVDSLTDLWMGAEFMEREVYDMMGIRFRRHPDLRRILMPDDYTEGYPLRKDFPLRGKGWRDTFEFLDETSR
- the nuoI gene encoding NADH-quinone oxidoreductase subunit NuoI, giving the protein MNVGSMTKKILQAALFYEIWDAMKVTFKHMFHKPITFQYPREQRVIPDAHRGALGLLRYDDGRERCVGCDLCEAACPSRCIKVISSEDADRPLQRYASEFYIDITKCVFCGYCVEACPVNALAMTKMYEFSTHDKRTLLFDKKRLYDIGERHLDDAKKYLYAHNQEKNVEESREYRYYFPQSVVKPTQSTPKHLT
- a CDS encoding NADH-quinone oxidoreductase subunit A; translation: MSGFELLLEYLTKYFPILLFIFIALGFGVVTLLISYLVQPKYPEPEKLSAYECGSEPFSDARMPFPVRYYIFAMLFVIFDIEVIFLYPWAVVFTDINKVSVIGLVEMLIFIALFLVAYVYAWRKGALEWD
- the nuoL gene encoding NADH-quinone oxidoreductase subunit L, whose translation is MTDLLIKLIPVFPLLAVILNGLLGSRYSHDLAHRLAWGSVGLSFLCTLGVFVDVLKTGISHEVVAYQWIFGGDLTINLAFLVDPLTCVMLLVITGVGLLIHVYSVGYMHGEEGFTRFFTYMNLFMVSMLLLVMGNNYVVLFIGWEGVGLCSYLLIGYYYDKVSAAKAASKAFVVNRIGDAGFLLAIFLVFINFKTLDYTKVFPQVGQLPPEMATAIALCLLIGAVGKSAQIPLYTWLPDAMEGPTPVSALIHAATMVTAGVYMIVRNHAIFDLSPTAMTVVGVIGGSTALFAATIGLVQNDIKRVLAYSTVSQLGYMFLGCGIGAYTAAVFHLMTHAFFKALLFLSAGSVIHALSGEQDIRKMGGLSQKIPWTYRLFLIGTIAIAGIPPFAGFWSKDEIMAHAFTHHHYVLYGMAAVGALLTAFYMFRLTYLTFYGQSRMDHHTEAHVHESPTVMIGPLMGLGVLSLAGGFLGFPPEHGWLHHFLAPVAGMAGEHQASTGLVLTLMMIATGIAFLGLGLAHYLYSINPGAPERWAASMRGVYTTLLHKYYVDELYDFLFVEPTKKLGLALDWLDRVVIDGIVRAVGHMAELGAAGSTWIEKYVIYGGLNVIGYGNHLVAKQWRQLQSGMVHHYAAIIVAGLFLLAVVIQLIVQG
- the nuoD gene encoding NADH dehydrogenase (quinone) subunit D is translated as MAFEDQRTTVYKVDPAHPESETLPTLRTEELLLNMGPQHPSTHGVLKVILELEGERLVKSTPVMGFLHRGVEKLAEEGTYHQFIPHTDRLDYVCAMYNNFAYCRAVEKLMNITVPERAEYLRTIVAEVQRIIGHQFWLGTQALDIGAMTVFFYCFRDREILLDWFDELCGARLTTSWYRIGGVERDFTSSLLDKLKQFLDYFPPKIDEYIVFLEKNRIWLARTKGVAVISAEDAVSFGLSGPTLRGSGVDYDLRKAEPYSAYPKCEFNVPLGKNGDTYDRYWIRVMELYESVKIVKQCLEQMQDGPIMADVPSVTLPPKDRVFTNLESMIQQFKLFSQGFNAPPGEIYCGTEAHKGELGFYIVSAGGGKPYRLKIRAPSFIHMGAFDHMSRGYMIADAITLFGTYDIVMGECDR
- the nuoK gene encoding NADH-quinone oxidoreductase subunit NuoK, with the protein product MVPLSAYVAVSAVLFMTGLLGVLIRRNFIIVLMSVEIMLNAANINLVAFSYYLESMAGQLVALFIIAIAAGEAAVGLAIIIVVFRGKISTNVDEMNLLKW